A stretch of the Actinomyces qiguomingii genome encodes the following:
- the clpX gene encoding ATP-dependent Clp protease ATP-binding subunit ClpX: MARSAESVDLLKCSFCGKSQKQVKKLIAGPGVYICDECIELCNEIIDEELGASSSGVPLELPKPQEIFDFLNQYVIGQEGAKRAMSVAVYNHYKRVQMRERAVAEGDGLELGKSNILLLGPTGTGKTHLARTLARLLDVPFAIVDATALTEAGYVGEDVENILLKLIQAADGDVKRAEKGIIYIDEIDKIGRKAENPSITRDVSGEGVQQALLKIIEGTTASVPPGGGRKHPHQEFLEIDTTNILFIAAGAFSGIEEIVRQRRRREAGAQIVGFGATLAADHAEDVFTTPVRPEDLHKFGLIPEFIGRLPVIATVHDLGVPELVRVMTEPKNALLTQYEYLFSLDGVELEMTDEAIQAIASLALERKTGARGLTSIVEEVLGQAMFEVPSMPEVGRVVVDADAVRGRGVPRYEHGSGTLSATSKGRTRTA, translated from the coding sequence GTGGCACGCAGCGCCGAGAGCGTCGACCTACTCAAGTGCTCCTTCTGCGGCAAGAGTCAGAAACAGGTCAAGAAGCTCATTGCGGGACCCGGGGTCTACATCTGTGACGAGTGCATCGAGCTGTGCAACGAGATCATTGATGAGGAGTTGGGGGCCTCCAGTTCCGGCGTGCCGCTGGAGCTGCCCAAGCCGCAGGAGATCTTCGACTTCCTCAACCAGTACGTCATCGGCCAGGAGGGCGCCAAGCGCGCCATGAGCGTGGCCGTGTACAACCACTACAAGCGCGTGCAGATGCGTGAGCGCGCCGTGGCCGAGGGCGATGGGCTGGAGTTGGGTAAGTCCAACATCCTGCTGCTGGGCCCCACCGGCACCGGCAAAACCCATCTGGCGCGCACGCTGGCCCGGCTGCTCGACGTTCCTTTCGCGATCGTCGATGCCACCGCCCTGACCGAGGCCGGCTATGTGGGGGAGGATGTGGAGAACATCCTGCTTAAGCTCATCCAGGCCGCGGACGGGGACGTCAAGCGTGCCGAGAAGGGCATCATCTACATTGATGAGATCGACAAGATCGGCCGTAAGGCCGAGAACCCGTCCATCACCCGGGACGTGTCTGGGGAGGGCGTGCAGCAGGCCCTGCTGAAGATTATTGAGGGCACCACTGCCTCCGTGCCGCCGGGCGGCGGTCGCAAACATCCTCACCAGGAGTTCCTGGAGATCGACACCACGAATATCTTGTTCATCGCCGCTGGAGCATTCTCCGGCATTGAGGAGATCGTCCGTCAGCGGCGCCGTCGGGAGGCCGGCGCGCAGATAGTCGGCTTCGGCGCAACCCTGGCCGCGGATCATGCCGAGGACGTCTTCACCACCCCGGTGCGTCCCGAGGACCTGCACAAGTTCGGGCTGATCCCCGAGTTCATTGGACGGCTGCCGGTGATAGCCACCGTGCACGACCTGGGCGTGCCGGAGCTGGTGCGAGTGATGACCGAGCCCAAAAATGCTCTGCTCACCCAGTACGAGTACCTGTTCAGCCTCGACGGCGTCGAGCTGGAGATGACGGATGAGGCCATCCAGGCGATCGCCTCACTCGCCCTGGAGCGTAAGACCGGTGCCCGGGGCCTGACCAGCATTGTTGAGGAGGTGCTCGGGCAAGCCATGTTCGAGGTGCCCTCCATGCCGGAGGTCGGCCGAGTCGTGGTGGACGCCGATGCCGTACGTGGCAGGGGTGTCCCGCGCTACGAGCACGGCAGCGGCACCCTGTCGGCCACCTCCAAGGGCAGGACCCGTACCGCATGA
- a CDS encoding diaminopimelate epimerase, with the protein MTIAPGLAGRTLIKGHAAGNDLILLIDPEQEADITAADISAVCDRRTGLGGDGLVRVVRTAALSGTEDFRVAVPEAEWFLDYYLADAVPVTGVGAAYGDACRLLAAALDAEGIAPLADGDSITVGTRGGARTVTRLGELWAVDIGPARLAEMDVAEADPADEGWDTAVRIPGLEDERAALSLDLPGRHLVVALGEQTELDAVDPGALSTDGAVAYRPAPGVDAVLGLVVPAGERTDPQTGARVGLGRMRALTLGRGGGVELCCAVAVALHEWTGPNAPAEYLLYLPDGQVGVHVGDAPLADHAALVATGPVELVGRITLV; encoded by the coding sequence ATGACCATCGCCCCCGGCCTGGCCGGCCGCACGCTCATCAAGGGCCACGCCGCCGGAAACGACCTAATCCTGCTCATCGATCCCGAGCAGGAGGCCGATATCACCGCCGCCGATATCTCCGCCGTCTGCGACCGCCGCACGGGCCTGGGCGGTGACGGCCTGGTGCGGGTGGTGCGCACCGCCGCCCTGTCCGGAACCGAGGACTTCCGCGTCGCCGTGCCCGAGGCCGAATGGTTCCTGGACTACTACCTGGCCGACGCCGTCCCAGTGACCGGCGTGGGCGCCGCCTACGGTGACGCCTGCCGCCTGCTGGCCGCCGCCCTGGACGCCGAGGGCATCGCGCCACTGGCCGACGGCGACTCGATTACGGTCGGCACCCGTGGCGGCGCCCGCACCGTGACCCGCCTGGGCGAGCTCTGGGCCGTTGACATCGGGCCCGCTCGCTTGGCCGAGATGGACGTGGCCGAGGCCGACCCCGCCGACGAGGGCTGGGACACCGCGGTGCGTATCCCCGGACTTGAGGATGAGCGGGCGGCCCTAAGCCTGGATCTGCCCGGCCGACACCTTGTCGTGGCACTGGGCGAGCAGACCGAGCTCGACGCCGTCGATCCGGGTGCGTTGAGCACCGACGGTGCGGTGGCCTACAGGCCCGCGCCGGGCGTGGATGCCGTGTTGGGACTGGTGGTGCCGGCGGGGGAGCGCACCGATCCGCAGACCGGTGCACGTGTGGGGCTGGGCCGCATGCGGGCGCTGACTCTCGGAAGGGGCGGCGGCGTCGAGTTGTGTTGCGCGGTGGCGGTGGCCCTGCACGAGTGGACCGGGCCTAACGCGCCCGCCGAGTATCTGTTGTATCTTCCCGACGGTCAGGTCGGTGTGCATGTCGGTGACGCCCCGCTCGCCGACCACGCCGCCCTGGTGGCGACCGGGCCGGTGGAACTGGTCGGCCGCATCACGCTTGTCTGA
- the miaA gene encoding tRNA (adenosine(37)-N6)-dimethylallyltransferase MiaA has protein sequence MGSKTQVAVVGPTATGKSALALDLADALGGGAEILNADAFQLYRGMDVGTAKLAVDERRGYPHHQFDVLEVDQEANVASYQIHARSDLRSIVARGNRPIVVGGSGLYVRAVTDALDFPGTDPAVRATLDARARREGATALWEELRRVDPVAAARIDPGDVRRIVRALEVVRLTGRPFSASLPRYADLVPTVHLALNWDRAVLNERIQARAEAMFASGLLEETESLLARGLREGPTASRAIGYAQAIAVLDGRMSVQEAIDDTAGATRKLASKQLKWFRRDPRVKWLDVAAQDTWESGEPRRVVERAAELVREADRHVMAGFAHTG, from the coding sequence TTGGGGTCGAAGACACAGGTGGCCGTTGTCGGCCCCACCGCCACCGGGAAGTCCGCGCTCGCCCTGGACCTGGCGGATGCCCTGGGGGGCGGAGCAGAGATCCTCAACGCGGACGCCTTCCAGCTGTATCGCGGCATGGACGTAGGCACCGCGAAACTGGCCGTTGATGAGCGGCGCGGCTACCCCCACCACCAGTTCGACGTGCTGGAGGTTGATCAGGAGGCAAATGTCGCCTCCTATCAGATCCATGCCCGGTCTGACCTGCGCAGTATCGTCGCCCGCGGCAACCGCCCCATTGTTGTGGGCGGCTCCGGACTGTACGTGCGCGCCGTCACTGACGCCCTGGACTTCCCCGGGACCGACCCGGCAGTGCGCGCCACCCTGGACGCCCGTGCCCGCAGGGAAGGAGCCACCGCGCTGTGGGAGGAGTTGCGGCGCGTAGACCCCGTCGCCGCCGCGCGTATCGATCCTGGTGATGTGCGGCGCATTGTGCGCGCTCTGGAGGTAGTCCGGCTCACCGGCCGTCCCTTCTCCGCCTCACTGCCCCGCTACGCGGACCTGGTCCCCACCGTGCACCTGGCGCTCAACTGGGACCGTGCCGTGCTGAACGAACGCATTCAGGCTCGTGCCGAGGCCATGTTCGCCTCCGGGCTGCTGGAGGAGACCGAGTCCCTGCTGGCCCGCGGCCTGCGAGAGGGGCCCACCGCATCCCGTGCTATCGGTTACGCCCAGGCCATCGCCGTCCTTGACGGCCGCATGAGCGTTCAAGAGGCGATCGATGACACCGCTGGCGCTACCCGCAAGCTGGCCTCCAAACAGCTCAAGTGGTTCCGTCGCGACCCGCGTGTGAAATGGCTCGACGTCGCCGCCCAGGACACCTGGGAGTCAGGGGAGCCTCGCCGCGTCGTCGAACGAGCCGCCGAACTCGTAAGGGAAGCCGACCGGCATGTCATGGCCGGCTTTGCTCACACCGGATAG
- a CDS encoding YbjN domain-containing protein, which yields MSRRPGRRWTDFIARLFSKSWDPRVSDGRDAPAGGRRPRGGGRRLRRPGPVDLADFEIDYPERPIAAADAAGSDAAQAMGSAMPARADSELTAPLTLDRIEATLTGDMGYAVRRHRSDGHTALLGTWDGYPFVIEIPEDHKDWLLVSGDWDKPAAEGERDELAASVNDWNRDKYFPTVALVNTPAGPLVRATYLVGMQPGVTDAQLRLHLDTALSACTQALSRVRPLLPDL from the coding sequence GTGAGCCGCCGCCCGGGCCGGCGGTGGACCGACTTCATCGCTCGACTGTTCTCCAAGTCCTGGGACCCGCGCGTCTCTGACGGCCGGGACGCCCCGGCCGGTGGCCGACGTCCCCGTGGCGGTGGTCGCCGGCTGCGGCGTCCCGGGCCGGTGGATCTGGCCGACTTCGAGATCGACTACCCCGAACGGCCGATCGCTGCCGCGGATGCGGCTGGCTCGGACGCCGCGCAGGCCATGGGCTCCGCCATGCCAGCGCGGGCGGACAGTGAGCTGACTGCGCCGCTGACGCTTGACCGTATCGAGGCCACACTCACCGGTGACATGGGTTATGCGGTGCGGCGGCACCGCAGTGATGGTCACACCGCGCTGCTGGGCACCTGGGACGGCTACCCATTCGTGATTGAGATCCCTGAGGATCACAAGGACTGGCTGCTCGTCTCGGGAGATTGGGACAAGCCCGCCGCGGAGGGGGAGCGGGACGAACTGGCGGCCTCGGTCAACGACTGGAACCGGGACAAGTACTTCCCGACCGTTGCCCTGGTGAACACCCCGGCCGGACCGCTGGTGCGCGCTACCTACTTGGTGGGGATGCAGCCCGGCGTCACCGACGCCCAGCTGCGCCTGCACCTGGACACCGCATTGTCGGCATGCACCCAGGCACTTAGTCGGGTCAGGCCCCTGCTGCCTGATCTATGA
- a CDS encoding YbjN domain-containing protein — protein sequence MPQFGPASAADAPAAPAPVDVDRIMDCVRGLGLRFFLDDEGDIGIPWRYVTVHAVFQGDRALQLRGVWHRIADTEHLADLRQLVEDWNSTRIGPKAYLTIADAGVVRLHGEVTYPLGAGMTDAQLEDFIFTGCRLIVALMREAEQAFPDPIRGRLDP from the coding sequence ATGCCGCAGTTCGGACCCGCCAGTGCAGCCGACGCCCCCGCCGCCCCGGCGCCGGTCGACGTCGATCGCATCATGGACTGCGTGCGCGGCCTGGGCCTGCGCTTCTTCCTTGATGACGAGGGGGATATCGGTATCCCCTGGCGATACGTCACCGTTCACGCCGTTTTCCAGGGCGATCGTGCCCTGCAACTGCGCGGCGTGTGGCACCGCATTGCCGACACCGAACACCTGGCCGATCTGCGTCAGCTGGTGGAGGACTGGAACTCCACCCGCATCGGACCGAAGGCCTACCTGACCATCGCCGACGCGGGGGTGGTGCGCCTGCACGGGGAGGTCACCTACCCGTTGGGCGCCGGCATGACCGACGCGCAGTTGGAGGACTTCATCTTCACCGGCTGCCGTCTCATCGTCGCCCTCATGCGGGAGGCGGAGCAGGCCTTCCCCGACCCAATCCGCGGAAGACTCGACCCGTGA
- a CDS encoding FMN-binding protein, whose protein sequence is MSTRMRAPELNTAVTRPARRPLAAVGAVMAVAGLAGCGGGEVTPAQDEYAGRAQTHDPTVLATDSDDAPTASATPTGGPYADGQYTAHESYGVVNELVEEDSIDVTLALEGGYITDVSVTGHALTGTSRQYISDFAEEIGQAVVGRSIEDAHVTALAGASKTSEAFNDAVDAIAAQAAADGATTAP, encoded by the coding sequence ATGAGCACTCGAATGCGAGCCCCGGAGCTGAATACGGCCGTCACCCGTCCCGCCCGGCGCCCCCTGGCTGCCGTCGGAGCGGTGATGGCCGTTGCCGGACTGGCCGGCTGCGGCGGCGGAGAGGTCACCCCTGCCCAGGACGAGTACGCCGGACGGGCGCAGACACACGATCCGACCGTGCTGGCCACCGACTCTGATGATGCCCCCACCGCCTCAGCCACCCCCACCGGCGGCCCCTATGCCGACGGGCAGTACACCGCCCACGAGTCCTACGGGGTTGTCAACGAATTGGTGGAGGAGGACTCCATTGATGTCACCCTCGCTCTGGAGGGCGGCTACATAACCGACGTCTCAGTGACCGGTCACGCCCTGACCGGCACGTCCAGGCAGTACATCTCCGACTTTGCCGAGGAGATCGGTCAAGCGGTGGTGGGCCGCAGCATTGAAGACGCGCACGTGACCGCCCTGGCCGGAGCCTCGAAGACCTCGGAGGCCTTCAACGACGCCGTCGACGCCATTGCCGCACAGGCCGCGGCCGACGGTGCCACCACCGCTCCCTGA
- a CDS encoding ABC transporter ATP-binding protein has protein sequence MTDTPTEPYADSQASAADDVLLELRQVSKIYGDLHAVDDLSLRVPRGQWLSVVGSSGSGKTTLMNIIGCMDTPTRGSVLLDGRELGRLNAAQLTDIRKNVIGLVFQQFHLIGHLTAIENVMVAQYYHSMTDQKEALAALDKVGLADRAHHLPSQLSGGEQQRVCIARALINHPQLVLADEPTGNLDEANEQLVLDIFSRLHRAGTTLIVVTHDAHVASCGQRQILLNHGRLVGEKINTAGAGRRERDMLDFGQEEEQV, from the coding sequence ATGACCGATACGCCCACCGAGCCGTATGCCGACTCCCAGGCATCGGCGGCCGACGACGTGCTACTGGAACTGCGGCAAGTGTCAAAGATCTACGGCGATCTGCATGCCGTGGACGACCTCAGCCTGAGGGTGCCGCGCGGGCAGTGGCTGTCCGTGGTCGGCTCGTCCGGCTCGGGTAAAACCACGCTGATGAACATCATCGGATGCATGGACACGCCCACCCGCGGCTCCGTGCTCCTGGACGGGCGTGAGCTGGGCAGGCTCAACGCCGCACAGCTCACTGACATTCGTAAGAACGTGATCGGACTGGTCTTCCAGCAGTTCCACCTCATCGGGCACCTGACCGCCATCGAGAATGTCATGGTCGCTCAGTACTACCACTCCATGACCGACCAGAAAGAGGCGCTGGCGGCCCTGGACAAGGTGGGGCTGGCCGACCGCGCCCACCACCTTCCATCCCAGTTGTCTGGTGGTGAGCAGCAGCGCGTGTGCATCGCCCGGGCGCTGATCAACCACCCGCAACTGGTGTTGGCCGACGAGCCCACAGGTAATCTCGACGAGGCCAATGAGCAGCTGGTGCTGGACATCTTCTCTCGTCTGCACCGGGCCGGTACGACCCTGATAGTGGTCACTCACGACGCCCATGTGGCCTCCTGCGGGCAACGGCAGATCCTGCTCAACCACGGGCGGCTGGTGGGGGAGAAGATCAACACCGCCGGTGCCGGGCGCCGCGAGCGCGATATGCTCGACTTCGGCCAGGAGGAGGAGCAGGTATGA